GTTGTTGCGCCTATTTTGAATGTCTTTGCAGCCTCTTCTATATGTATGTCCTTCCTTCCGATATTCTACTACTCTCTTTCTATATTTTATATCATATCCCATTCTTTTACTTTACAAGAGTAGCTGATGTGCACCGGGGGAAATCACCGTGGGCGATGTATTGCGCGTCATGGATGGACAAAACATCCAGTTTGTTGCTTTCATACGCAGGAAAGGAGGATCCTGGAGATCTTGCGAAAGGGCGGCAAGATGCGCGACATGGACGTATGGGTGCAGGTTTTGTGGAGACTGATTAAATTCAGTTCAATGGCCAAACCAAACAACTGTGCGAAGAAGTCAGGGTTTAAGGGTCTGGTTTGATATGGGAGAGGACGAGCCAAATACCCGCCTCCTCCCCTGATGTTCCGGCTTTCGTGGTCGGTTTCGGTCGCCGCAACAGTCTTGTTCTTGTCTAACTGAATCGGTTGACCTACCGTTGCTTGAATGCGATTTCTCCGAACTCTATACATTTCTTGAATGAATGGTATCTCTCTCTGATCTCGCCGTATCCTAAGGCTTTGAGTCTGTTGACACTGAAGTCCTCCACGTTGAATGAGGCCATGAGAGATCCCATGATGATCGCCTGCTTTATGGTGTTCTCTGTCGTTTCTCCCACATTTGAGAGATAACCCATGAATCCGCCGGCAAAGGTATCGCCCGCGCCCGTGGGATCAAACACGTCTTCTAGGGGATAAGCAGGGCACAGGAATATCTCGTCCCTGCTCACCATAAGTACCCCATATTCCCCGCGCTTGGTTACTATGCACCTAGGGCCTTTTTCCATGATCTTCCTCGCGCCTTTTACGAGGTTGTACTCTTTCGAGATTTCCCTCAATTCAGCCTCGTTGATGACGAGCATATCGACCTTGCCGATAGCCTCCATGAGCGCATCGAATTTATTTTCTATCCAGAAATTCATCGTATCAAGGACCACCGTGCACGGTCTCTTCACCTGGGCAATCACATGGATCTGAAGCTCCGGGTCTATGTTCGCGAGAAAGACAAAGTCTGCATCCTCAAACCCTTCAGGGATGCTGGGTCTGAAATGTTCAATCACATTCAATTCGGTTTTCAGTGTGATCGCCTGGTTAAGGTCGTACCCGTAGCGCCCTTCCCACCTGAACGTCTTCCCGTCATCAACCCTGATGCCGCTCATATCCACGTTTCTTTCTTTCAGGTATTCGATATCACTCAACACAAAATCCTGGCCCACCGATGCTACGATTCCCACATCTGTAAAGAAGCTCGCCGCAGACGTGAAATGGAGCGCCGAACCCCCTAACACATTGTCGACTTTTCCGAACGGAGTCTCTATAGAATCATATGCAACGGTCCCTACAACGAGGAGTTTGCTCATGTGCCCATCTCCCATGACGCTAGGTATTTCTCCTGCTTTGCGGTGAGATTGTCGATTTTGATGTTCAGGCACTGAAGTTTCAACCGGGCCACACTTTTGTCGATCTCATCAGGTACGCTGTGAACGATCTTCTTCATTTTCTTTCCTGTCTTCCACATGAACTCCGAACAAAGGGCCTGATTTGCGAAGCTCATATCCATAACTTCAGAAGGATGGCCTTCCGCTGCAGCCAGGTTTACGAGCCTGCCTTCTCCAAGGAGATATATCTTTCTGCTGTCAGCCATGGTGTATTCGTCCATATGCTCTCTGATTCTTCTTTTTCCCGTTTTTGCAACCTCCAGGGACTCGATATCAATCTCAACGTTAAAGTGACCTGAATTGCATATGATGGCCCCGTCTTTCATTAGCTTGAAATGCTCTTCCCGTATCACGTGGATGTCTCCTGTGGCCGTTACAAAGATGTCGCCTATCTTTGCGGCGCTCTTCATATCCATGACTGCAAAACCGTCCATGCGGGCTTCCAGTGCCCTTAAGGGGTCGATTTCAGTCACGATCACGTGGCCGCTCAGACCTCGTGCTCGCATGGCGATCCCCTTGCCGCACCAACCGTATCCGGCTACGACAATATTGGCCCCGGCAAAGAGGATGTTGGTTGCCCGAATGATGCCGTCTACGGTGCTTTGGCCGGTACCGTACCTATTGTCGAACATATGCTTGGTGTTTGCATCATTGACAGCCATGATGGGAAAGCAGAGGATGTCCTCTTTCTCCATGCTCTTAAGGCGTATTACCCCGGTAGTTGTCTCTTCTGTGCCGCCCACCACTTTGTCTATAAACTCTTTCCTCTTTTTTTCGGAGAGAGTCTTGACCCATTTTTGTACTGCAGGGTGAAGTGCATCATAGCGCTTCAGGGCAATCATATGTAGGGCTCCCACAAGGTCCGCCCCATCGTCCATGGTAATGTTTGGCTCGAAAGCCAGCGCTTTCATGATGTGAGCGTAATACTGGACCTCATTCTCACCTTTTATCGCAAAGGTGGGGATACCGAAATGTTTTACTATAGCTGCAGCAGTGTCGTCCTGCGTACTCAGAGGGTTAGATGCGCAGACTGCTATCTCCGCCCCGCCTTCCTTGAGCGTCCGCGCAAGATTTGCCGTCTCGGTGGTCACGTGGAGGCAACAGGAGATTCGGACTCCTTGAAGTGGTTTCTCTTTTGCAAACCTCTCCCTGATCTTTCTCAGCACGGGCATTCTTGTCTCCGCCCACTCTATCTTATCGAGTCCTCGATCTGCCAGACTAATATCCTTTATATCATGATCGACTTTCATTATTTCCTCCTGTCTCAAGAATCTCAGATGCCTGCCTTTTTTCTTATCTCTTCAACCATGTCAAGCTTTTCCCAGGTAAAATCCTCATCGTTCCGACCGAAGTGGCCGCAACATGCCGTCTTCCTGTATATGGGCCTCAGAAGGTCAAGTTTTTCTATAATTTTCCTCGGCCTCATATCGAACAGTTCGTTGATGATCTGCGCTATCCTGTCAGGGTTGATTTTCGCGGTACCCTGTGTATCGACCATGACTGAAACAGGCTGCGCCACGCCTATGGTGTAGGCGAGCTGCAATTCGAGTCTGTCGGCAAGCCCGGCGGCAACGCAATTTTTTGCGATATAACGTGCCATATAGGAAGCGCTTCTATCTACCTTGGAAGGGTCTTTTCCGGAAAACGCACCGCCTCCGTGGCTTCCCACGCCGCCATAGGTATCGACGATAATCTTTCGGCCCGTCATTCCGCAGTCGCCCTTGGGTCCGCCTACCACGAATCTGCCGGTAGAATTGACATAAATCTTTGTCTTGTCGTCCATCATCTCTTCGGGGATGATCTTCTTGATTACTTCAGTTATGATCCCTTCCCTTATGGTGGCTGTGGTAACGTCGGGGTTATGCTGGGCGGCGATGACGACCGCGTCGACTCTTACCGGTTTTTTGTCGATATACTCGATGGTAACCTGACTCTTCCCGTCAGGCCTCAGAAAATTGAGAGTATTGTTATGCCTTACTTCGGCGAGTCTATGGACCAGCTTATGGGCATACGAGATGGTCATAGGCATGAACTCGGCTGTTTCATTGCATGCGTAACCGAACATGATTCCCTGGTCGCCTGCTCCCTGCTCGTGGTCATTCGTCTCATCAACTCCCATAGCGATATCAGGGGACTGCTCGTCTATGGAAGTAATGACTGCACAGGTTTCCCAATCAAACCCCATGGCTGAATTGTTGTACCCGATATCCTTGATAGTTTCGCGTGCCACATCAGAGACGTGGACATAACAGTCGGTTGTGATCTCGCCCCCCACGAGGACGAGTCCCGTCGTTACAAGCGTCTCACAGGCCACCCTGGCTTTCTTGTCCTTGCTGATTATTGAATCGAGAATTGCATCGGAAATCTGGTCCGAAACTTTATCCGGATGCCCTTCTGCAACAGATTCAGATGAAAAAAGAAACCTGCTCATTCCCATAACTAACCTCCTCAGTTTAGTATTATCTCGCATGTCCGGGAGGTCTTTGACCTCAAACACAAAAGACGAGGCTTCCGGAAACCGGACGCTAATTTTAGTTCAGATCGTATCTTGCGAAGTCCTCGGGGAAGAGCCTGCTCATTTCCCTACGGAGCAATATCTCCCCTTCTTTTGCTGATTCTCCTGCCAGGAC
The genomic region above belongs to Syntrophobacterales bacterium and contains:
- a CDS encoding PfkB family carbohydrate kinase, yielding MSKLLVVGTVAYDSIETPFGKVDNVLGGSALHFTSAASFFTDVGIVASVGQDFVLSDIEYLKERNVDMSGIRVDDGKTFRWEGRYGYDLNQAITLKTELNVIEHFRPSIPEGFEDADFVFLANIDPELQIHVIAQVKRPCTVVLDTMNFWIENKFDALMEAIGKVDMLVINEAELREISKEYNLVKGARKIMEKGPRCIVTKRGEYGVLMVSRDEIFLCPAYPLEDVFDPTGAGDTFAGGFMGYLSNVGETTENTIKQAIIMGSLMASFNVEDFSVNRLKALGYGEIRERYHSFKKCIEFGEIAFKQR
- the ahcY gene encoding adenosylhomocysteinase, with protein sequence MKVDHDIKDISLADRGLDKIEWAETRMPVLRKIRERFAKEKPLQGVRISCCLHVTTETANLARTLKEGGAEIAVCASNPLSTQDDTAAAIVKHFGIPTFAIKGENEVQYYAHIMKALAFEPNITMDDGADLVGALHMIALKRYDALHPAVQKWVKTLSEKKRKEFIDKVVGGTEETTTGVIRLKSMEKEDILCFPIMAVNDANTKHMFDNRYGTGQSTVDGIIRATNILFAGANIVVAGYGWCGKGIAMRARGLSGHVIVTEIDPLRALEARMDGFAVMDMKSAAKIGDIFVTATGDIHVIREEHFKLMKDGAIICNSGHFNVEIDIESLEVAKTGKRRIREHMDEYTMADSRKIYLLGEGRLVNLAAAEGHPSEVMDMSFANQALCSEFMWKTGKKMKKIVHSVPDEIDKSVARLKLQCLNIKIDNLTAKQEKYLASWEMGT
- the metK gene encoding methionine adenosyltransferase, with the translated sequence MSRFLFSSESVAEGHPDKVSDQISDAILDSIISKDKKARVACETLVTTGLVLVGGEITTDCYVHVSDVARETIKDIGYNNSAMGFDWETCAVITSIDEQSPDIAMGVDETNDHEQGAGDQGIMFGYACNETAEFMPMTISYAHKLVHRLAEVRHNNTLNFLRPDGKSQVTIEYIDKKPVRVDAVVIAAQHNPDVTTATIREGIITEVIKKIIPEEMMDDKTKIYVNSTGRFVVGGPKGDCGMTGRKIIVDTYGGVGSHGGGAFSGKDPSKVDRSASYMARYIAKNCVAAGLADRLELQLAYTIGVAQPVSVMVDTQGTAKINPDRIAQIINELFDMRPRKIIEKLDLLRPIYRKTACCGHFGRNDEDFTWEKLDMVEEIRKKAGI